From a region of the Danaus plexippus chromosome 8, MEX_DaPlex, whole genome shotgun sequence genome:
- the LOC116775353 gene encoding uncharacterized protein LOC116775353 produces the protein MSSKGWYSKQDVIKDLAKVTGKRVNDFGQHYVVGTDPPPIWNNEQDDEDLSRFYGGQTPTQTDDIEKPDLVGITQMLRMVDNYNEGPSEENKSNKAELTNIIVSISKLDPNVSEFDPSTIKQEQSTLNVWDSKYNEEPHTKNKQLPLDVKKPVQTDSCDTKVRDNQTHIPYGLKEMREKLKTRITKASNVNCVRQKRDRNLAINTLVKLYSKRAVEETKPNLISPEYFINNSANKITRTNEEAGNNSTTDHLTEDTLNASMDTEIISKEIAASVEKVTKWLCSSETETLSECNGIALKDTNSTEEKPMTKATKVPLIHLGPVTFKRKTNNRLAISPVSLLSDTKTNKSETYIPSNYANELTKKYSEQSQQRQSQPDLWASIENKLKEKDEELKKQRRVQ, from the exons ATGAGCTCCAAGGGTTGGTATTCAAAACAAGATGTGATAAAAGATCTAGCCAAGGTGACTGGGAAGCGTGTTAATGATTTTGGTCAACATTATGTTGTGGGTACAGACCCACCACCTATTTGGAACAATGAGCAAG ATGATGAAGATCTTTCAAGATTTTACGGGGGACAAACACCAACACAAACTGATGACATAGAGAAGCCTGATTTGGTGGGCATCACACAAATGCTGAGaatg GTCGACAACTACAATGAAGGGCCGtcagaagaaaataaaagcaataaagCTGAACTAACTAACATTATAGTTTCTATAAGTAAGCTAGATCCTAATGTTAGTGAATTTGATCCAAGTACTATAAAACAGGAGCAGAGTACTTTAAATGTATGGGacagtaaatataatgaagagCCCCATACTAAAAATAAGCAGTTACCCTTAGATGTTAAGAAACCTGTCCAGACTGATAGCTGTGATACTAAAGTAAGGGACAACCAAACTCACATACCTTATGGATTGAAAGAAATGAGAGAAAAACTGAAAACTAGGATAACCAAAGCATCTAACGTTAACTGTGTTAGACAAAAAAGAGACAGAAATCTAGCCATTAATACACTCGTGAAACTGTACAGCAAGCGAGCAGTGGAAGAAACTAAACCTAATCTCATATCtcctgaatattttataaataattcagcaaataaaataacacggACCAATGAAGAGGCGGGGAATAACTCGACTACTGATCACCTCACCGAAGACACTTTAAACGCTTCTATGGACACTGAAATTATTAGTAAAGAAATTGCAGCTTCCGTcgaaaaagtaacaaaatggCTCTGTAGTTCAGAAACAGAGACATTGAGTGAATGTAACGGCATAGCTCTCAAAGATACTAATAGTACTGAAGAAAAACCAATGACGAAAGCAACTAAAGTCCCATTAATACATTTAGGTCCGGTCACGTTCAAGAGGAAAACCAACAACCGTCTTGCAATTTCACCCGTTTCGTTGCTATCGGATACTAAGACGAACAAGTCGGAAACTTACATTCCATCGAATTACGCCAACGAGCTCACCAAGAAATACTCAGAACAGAGCCAACAAAGACAGTCGCAACCAGATCTCTGGGCGAGCATAGAAAATAAACTGAAAGAAAAAGACGAAGAGCTGAAGAAGCAGCGGCGCGTACAGTAA
- the LOC116772901 gene encoding LOW QUALITY PROTEIN: autophagy protein 12-like (The sequence of the model RefSeq protein was modified relative to this genomic sequence to represent the inferred CDS: inserted 1 base in 1 codon) encodes MSDEKQSDDTSQAEIVNSEKDEQKDNSDRGKTDKVKIDILLKATGDAPIMXKKKWAVDAEKPIGWIMEFVKKYLKLEPEERLFLYVNQTFAPSPDQLIKNLYECFGTDGKLVLHYCKSQAWG; translated from the exons ATGAGTGATGAAAAACAATCAGATGATACATCCCAAGCAGAAATCGTAAACAGTGAAAAAGATGAACAGAAAGATAACAGTGACAGAGGAAAAACAGACAAAGTTAAAA ttgATATTTTGCTAAAGGCGACAGGTGACGCTcctataa aaaaaaaaaaatgggctGTGGATGCTGAGAAACCTATCGGATGGATCATGGAATTTGTTAAAAAGTACCTAAAACTAGAACCTGAAGAAAGATTG ttTCTATATGTCAATCAAACATTTGCACCGTCCCCTGACCAGCTGATCAAGAATTTGTATGAATGTTTTGGGACGGACGGTAAACTAGTGCTGCATTATTGTAAGAGTCAAGCTTGGGGATGA